From the Oryza glaberrima chromosome 5, OglaRS2, whole genome shotgun sequence genome, one window contains:
- the LOC127774936 gene encoding membrane-bound O-acyltransferase gup1 isoform X1 — protein MSWRRLELAALCAYALGFYLVVIRKSLRLSHDYSGRLYGLRAGSLAGHLNDLSDAQWRNFRGNLPVLTIVMGAFLMLANMLRYCYSLKGRGASLVWLLLSVTYLCYLHGACVSFILLIALINYSIVKLFSRYKYCVGLIWSFNLAVLILNRVYEGYSFSLFGQQLAFLDNHRGTFRWHICFNFVVLRMISFGCDYCWSLRSSQFDHKKHMQRCQVCYSGKTCYFALQERALIGDKYTLLTYLCYLTYAPLYIAGPIVSYNAFAAQLDAPQKNYSVAQISWYGVRWILSFLLMEAMTHFFHYNAFVVSRLWQQLSPFEIFIISYGVLNFMWLKFFLIWRYFRFWSLVGGVETPENMPRCINNCHDLESFWKSWHASFNRWLVRYLYIPLGGAQRKLLSIWVVFTFVAVWHDLEWKLISWAWLTCLFFVPEILVKSLSNKFQPRSALGLFIHRELSAIAGAVTISCLMVANLVGYVVGPSGIKLLMSRMLGKDALPVLAFIFISFYVGVKLMFHIRDAHKNQG, from the exons ATGTCGTGGAGGCGGCTGGAGCTCGCCGCGCTCTGCGCCTACGCGCTGGGGTTCTACCTCGTCGTGATCCGGAAGTCGCTTCGCCTCTCTCATG ATTACTCTGGGAGGTTGTACGGCCTACGAGCAGGCTCACTCGCTGGCCATCTGAAC GACTTGTCCGATGCACAATGGAGAAATTTCCGGGGGAACTTACCTGTTCTTACCATTGTGATGGGTGCATTTCTGATGTTGGCGAATATGCTTCGCTACTGCTACAGCTTGAAGGGAAGAGGGGCCTCTTTGGTGTGGCTTCTCCTGTCTGTCACCTATTTATGCTATCTACATGGTGCTTG TGTTAGTTTCATTCTCCTAATAGCATTGATTAACTACTCCATAGTGAAG CTATTTTCTCGATATAAATATTGTGTTGGGCTCATTTGGAGCTTCAACTTAGCTGTCCTTATACTTAACCGAGTCTATGAAGGCTATTCATTCTCATTGTTTGG GCAACAGCTTGCTTTTCTAGACAATCATCGGGGTACATTTCGGTGGCACATTTGCTTCAATTTTG TTGTATTACGAATGATAAGCTTTGGATGCGATTACTGCTGGTCACTCCGGTCTTCTCAGTTTGATCATAAG AAGCATATGCAGCGATGCCAAGTTTGTTATTCTGGCAAAACATGCTACTTTGCTTTGCAG GAGAGAGCGCTCATTGGTGACAAATACACATTACTAACATATTTATGCTACTTGACATATGCTCCACTCTACATCGCTGGACCTATTGTAAGCTACAATGCATTTGCAGCCCAG TTAGATGCACCCCAGAAAAATTATTCAGTTGCACAAATATCTTGGTATGGGGTGAGGTGGATCCTAAGTTTCCTTCTTATGGAAGCTATGACACATTTTTTCCACTACAACGCCTTTGTAGTTAG CCGATTATGGCAGCAATTATCGCCATTTGAGATCTTCATCATTAGTTATGGG GTGCTGAACTTTATGTGGCTGAAATTCTTCCTGATTTGGCGCTACTTCAGGTTTTGGTCACTG GTAGGAGGAGTCGAGACGCCTGAAAATATGCCAAGGTGTATAAATAATTGTCATGATCTGGAGAGTTTCTGGAAAAGCTGGCATGCTTCTTTTAACAGATGGTTGGTCAG GTATCTGTACATTCCTCTTGGGGGTGCTCAAAGAAAACTACTTAGTATCTGGGTGGTATTCACGTTTGTAGCAGTTTGGCATGACCTGGAATG GAAACTTATTTCATGGGCATGGTTAACATGCTTATTTTTCGTCCCTGAAATATTAGTCAAGTCTCTATCCAACAAGTTCCAG CCAAGAAGTGCCCTTGGGTTGTTCATTCACCGGGAGTTAAGTGCAATTGCTGGTGCTGTGACAATAAGCTGCCTTATG GTGGCAAACCTTGTCGGTTATGTTGTAGGACCCTCCGGCATTAAACTTCTCATGTCACGAATGCTTGGGAAGGATG CCCTTCCTGTCCTTGCCTTCATATTTATCTCATTCTATGTGGGAGTTAAG
- the LOC127774936 gene encoding membrane-bound O-acyltransferase gup1 isoform X2, with protein sequence MSWRRLELAALCAYALGFYLVVIRKSLRLSHDYSGRLYGLRAGSLAGHLNDLSDAQWRNFRGNLPVLTIVMGAFLMLANMLRYCYSLKGRGASLVWLLLSVTYLCYLHGACVSFILLIALINYSIVKLFSRYKYCVGLIWSFNLAVLILNRVYEGYSFSLFGQQLAFLDNHRGTFRWHICFNFVVLRMISFGCDYCWSLRSSQFDHKHMQRCQVCYSGKTCYFALQERALIGDKYTLLTYLCYLTYAPLYIAGPIVSYNAFAAQLDAPQKNYSVAQISWYGVRWILSFLLMEAMTHFFHYNAFVVSRLWQQLSPFEIFIISYGVLNFMWLKFFLIWRYFRFWSLVGGVETPENMPRCINNCHDLESFWKSWHASFNRWLVRYLYIPLGGAQRKLLSIWVVFTFVAVWHDLEWKLISWAWLTCLFFVPEILVKSLSNKFQPRSALGLFIHRELSAIAGAVTISCLMVANLVGYVVGPSGIKLLMSRMLGKDALPVLAFIFISFYVGVKLMFHIRDAHKNQG encoded by the exons ATGTCGTGGAGGCGGCTGGAGCTCGCCGCGCTCTGCGCCTACGCGCTGGGGTTCTACCTCGTCGTGATCCGGAAGTCGCTTCGCCTCTCTCATG ATTACTCTGGGAGGTTGTACGGCCTACGAGCAGGCTCACTCGCTGGCCATCTGAAC GACTTGTCCGATGCACAATGGAGAAATTTCCGGGGGAACTTACCTGTTCTTACCATTGTGATGGGTGCATTTCTGATGTTGGCGAATATGCTTCGCTACTGCTACAGCTTGAAGGGAAGAGGGGCCTCTTTGGTGTGGCTTCTCCTGTCTGTCACCTATTTATGCTATCTACATGGTGCTTG TGTTAGTTTCATTCTCCTAATAGCATTGATTAACTACTCCATAGTGAAG CTATTTTCTCGATATAAATATTGTGTTGGGCTCATTTGGAGCTTCAACTTAGCTGTCCTTATACTTAACCGAGTCTATGAAGGCTATTCATTCTCATTGTTTGG GCAACAGCTTGCTTTTCTAGACAATCATCGGGGTACATTTCGGTGGCACATTTGCTTCAATTTTG TTGTATTACGAATGATAAGCTTTGGATGCGATTACTGCTGGTCACTCCGGTCTTCTCAGTTTGATCATAAG CATATGCAGCGATGCCAAGTTTGTTATTCTGGCAAAACATGCTACTTTGCTTTGCAG GAGAGAGCGCTCATTGGTGACAAATACACATTACTAACATATTTATGCTACTTGACATATGCTCCACTCTACATCGCTGGACCTATTGTAAGCTACAATGCATTTGCAGCCCAG TTAGATGCACCCCAGAAAAATTATTCAGTTGCACAAATATCTTGGTATGGGGTGAGGTGGATCCTAAGTTTCCTTCTTATGGAAGCTATGACACATTTTTTCCACTACAACGCCTTTGTAGTTAG CCGATTATGGCAGCAATTATCGCCATTTGAGATCTTCATCATTAGTTATGGG GTGCTGAACTTTATGTGGCTGAAATTCTTCCTGATTTGGCGCTACTTCAGGTTTTGGTCACTG GTAGGAGGAGTCGAGACGCCTGAAAATATGCCAAGGTGTATAAATAATTGTCATGATCTGGAGAGTTTCTGGAAAAGCTGGCATGCTTCTTTTAACAGATGGTTGGTCAG GTATCTGTACATTCCTCTTGGGGGTGCTCAAAGAAAACTACTTAGTATCTGGGTGGTATTCACGTTTGTAGCAGTTTGGCATGACCTGGAATG GAAACTTATTTCATGGGCATGGTTAACATGCTTATTTTTCGTCCCTGAAATATTAGTCAAGTCTCTATCCAACAAGTTCCAG CCAAGAAGTGCCCTTGGGTTGTTCATTCACCGGGAGTTAAGTGCAATTGCTGGTGCTGTGACAATAAGCTGCCTTATG GTGGCAAACCTTGTCGGTTATGTTGTAGGACCCTCCGGCATTAAACTTCTCATGTCACGAATGCTTGGGAAGGATG CCCTTCCTGTCCTTGCCTTCATATTTATCTCATTCTATGTGGGAGTTAAG
- the LOC127773526 gene encoding LEC14B protein-like isoform X1, with product MRGRRRRAREADPVPEPFTIDDEVSHLTRIRSEPSQRTLGAFYAGRKRGISTFGLLSGRESGRSGAGGFSRADCAYAARKHLPTKGPWCVDDMTSEAYVSQFSSDGSLLVAGFRGSRIRIYDADNGWKVHKDISCRSLQWTVSDIALSPDQQLLAYSSLSPTVHIVNVQSAGKESQANVTEIHDGLEFSNDDDDEYSFGIFSVKFSKDGQEIVVGNSDRSINVYDLRANKVSVRIRAHAADVNAVTFADESGNLLYSGSDDNLCKVWDRRCLAREKPAGVLTGHLDGITFIDSRGDGRYFISNCKDQTIKLWDVRKMSASIKGRQPRFFDWDYRWMSFPLEARHCKHPNDQSLATYRGHSVLRTLIRCYFSPVYSTGQRYIYTGSSDEYVYIYDVVTGDIVEKLSWHGSIIRDCTWHPYNPTIVSSSWDGYLARWEASGDEDDLSVLTENEQRTSPYRQSYTRHLLL from the exons ATGCGAGGGAGACGGCGGAGAGCTCGGGAAGCTGACCCTGTGCCTGAGCCATTCACCATTGACGATGAGGTCTCCCATCTCACCAGGATTAGATCAGAGCCAAGTCAAAGGACTCTTGGTGCTTTTTACGCCGGTCGCAAGAGGGGCATCTCAACGTTCGGGCTGTTGTCCGGGAGGGAGTCTGGCCGTTCGGGTGCTGGTGGATTCTCTAGAGCCGATTGCGCTTACGCTGCCCGGAAACACCTGCCAACAAAAGGACCATGGTGTGTGGATGACATGACTAGTGAGGCGTATGTGTCGCAGTTCTCTAGTGATGGTTCACTGCTTGTTGCTGGGTTTCGG GGAAGCCGCATCAGAATTTACGATGCCGATAACGGGTGGAAGGTTCATAAGGATATAAGCTGCCGAAGCCTGCAGTGGACGGTTTCAGATATTGCTCTATCACCTGATCAGCAATTACTT GCATATTCCAGTTTGTCGCCTACTGTTCACATAGTGAATGTGCAGAGTGCTGGAAAGGAATCACAAGCTAATGTTACT GAAATTCATGATGGTTTGGAGTTTTctaatgatgacgatgatgaatATTCTTTTGGAATATTTTCTGTGAAGTTTTCAAAGGATGGTCAAGAAATTGTTGTTGGCAATAGTGATAGATCTATAAATGTTTATGATCTTAGAGCAAATAAAGTGTCTGTTCGCATCCGTGCTCATGCG GCCGATGTCAATGCAGTCACCTTCGCTGATGAAAGTGGTAATCTATTGTACTCTGGAAGTGATGATAATCTCTGTAAG GTGTGGGATAGGCGGTGCCTTGCTAGAGAAAAACCAGCAGGTGTTTTGACAGGACATTTAGATGGGATTACATTTATTGATAGCCGTGGCGATGGACGTTATTTCATATCCAACTGCAAGGACCAAACGATCAAACTTTGGGATGTGAGGAAAATGTCCGCTTCTATTAAAGG CCGTCAACCGAGATTTTTTGACTGGGATTACAGATGGATGTCATTCCCGTTGGAAGCTCGACACTGTAAGCATCCAAACGATCAGTCTCTGGCCACATACAGAGGCCATTCAGTTCTGCGGACACTTATCCGTTGCTACTTCTCCCCAGTGTACAG CACGGGTCAGAGATACATATACACAGGATCCAGCGACGAGTATGTCTACATCTATGACGTG GTAACTGGGGATATCGTCGAGAAGCTTTCGTGGCACGGATCGATCATCAGGGACTGTACCTGGCATCCTTACAACCCGACAATTGTCAGCTCTTCCTGGGACGGCTACCTGGCAAGGTGGGAGGCATCAGGGGACGAGGACGACCTTTCTGTGCTCACGGAAAACGAACAGAGGACGAGTCCTTACCGTCAGTCGTACACACGGCACCTTCTGCTGTAG
- the LOC127773526 gene encoding LEC14B protein-like isoform X2, whose amino-acid sequence MCRSSLVMVHCLLLGFGRIRIYDADNGWKVHKDISCRSLQWTVSDIALSPDQQLLAYSSLSPTVHIVNVQSAGKESQANVTEIHDGLEFSNDDDDEYSFGIFSVKFSKDGQEIVVGNSDRSINVYDLRANKVSVRIRAHAADVNAVTFADESGNLLYSGSDDNLCKVWDRRCLAREKPAGVLTGHLDGITFIDSRGDGRYFISNCKDQTIKLWDVRKMSASIKGRQPRFFDWDYRWMSFPLEARHCKHPNDQSLATYRGHSVLRTLIRCYFSPVYSTGQRYIYTGSSDEYVYIYDVVTGDIVEKLSWHGSIIRDCTWHPYNPTIVSSSWDGYLARWEASGDEDDLSVLTENEQRTSPYRQSYTRHLLL is encoded by the exons ATGTGTCGCAGTTCTCTAGTGATGGTTCACTGCTTGTTGCTGGGTTTCGG CCGCATCAGAATTTACGATGCCGATAACGGGTGGAAGGTTCATAAGGATATAAGCTGCCGAAGCCTGCAGTGGACGGTTTCAGATATTGCTCTATCACCTGATCAGCAATTACTT GCATATTCCAGTTTGTCGCCTACTGTTCACATAGTGAATGTGCAGAGTGCTGGAAAGGAATCACAAGCTAATGTTACT GAAATTCATGATGGTTTGGAGTTTTctaatgatgacgatgatgaatATTCTTTTGGAATATTTTCTGTGAAGTTTTCAAAGGATGGTCAAGAAATTGTTGTTGGCAATAGTGATAGATCTATAAATGTTTATGATCTTAGAGCAAATAAAGTGTCTGTTCGCATCCGTGCTCATGCG GCCGATGTCAATGCAGTCACCTTCGCTGATGAAAGTGGTAATCTATTGTACTCTGGAAGTGATGATAATCTCTGTAAG GTGTGGGATAGGCGGTGCCTTGCTAGAGAAAAACCAGCAGGTGTTTTGACAGGACATTTAGATGGGATTACATTTATTGATAGCCGTGGCGATGGACGTTATTTCATATCCAACTGCAAGGACCAAACGATCAAACTTTGGGATGTGAGGAAAATGTCCGCTTCTATTAAAGG CCGTCAACCGAGATTTTTTGACTGGGATTACAGATGGATGTCATTCCCGTTGGAAGCTCGACACTGTAAGCATCCAAACGATCAGTCTCTGGCCACATACAGAGGCCATTCAGTTCTGCGGACACTTATCCGTTGCTACTTCTCCCCAGTGTACAG CACGGGTCAGAGATACATATACACAGGATCCAGCGACGAGTATGTCTACATCTATGACGTG GTAACTGGGGATATCGTCGAGAAGCTTTCGTGGCACGGATCGATCATCAGGGACTGTACCTGGCATCCTTACAACCCGACAATTGTCAGCTCTTCCTGGGACGGCTACCTGGCAAGGTGGGAGGCATCAGGGGACGAGGACGACCTTTCTGTGCTCACGGAAAACGAACAGAGGACGAGTCCTTACCGTCAGTCGTACACACGGCACCTTCTGCTGTAG
- the LOC127773527 gene encoding ribosome biogenesis protein NOP53 produces MGKASKGSRRGKKAWRANISTDDIEDFFEKQTRDAHAGAAAIPSLPSDSLFFVDKPASAASTSSAADAPAADAAPKDIPVKRKIEKKREKVLYHESVLKRNPYVQPVPSSLTTKKDKKKSKKKESKETQEAKIVPMEDDSGDKILDIWGEDVKGDHKAKKRSTASVIPAVEVEAPGCSFNPPFEAHQDSLAQAVADEMRKIYTKELGPKPVPLIVPGEAITEEDKFFLDADDGDEAVEEGDEDQAADALAAQWKTKTKRVTRVELNKRARRKERLRAEAEAKKMENLSKEIDSLPDIINEIAKEDEEKEKRHIRRTVAKQERLKSAPPRLGRHKFEPAPVQVLLTEEISGSLRKLKGCCNLARDRYKSIEKRGILAPSRKIRKQR; encoded by the exons atggggaAGGCCTCGAAGGGGTCGCGGAGAGGGAAGAAGGCGTGGCGCGCCAACATCAGCACCGACGACATCGAGGACTTCTTCGAGAAGCAGACGCGCGACGCGCACGCCGgggccgccgccatcccgtccCTGCCCTCCGACTCCCTCTTCTTCGTCGACAagccggcctccgccgcgtccacctcctccgccgccgacgcccccgcGGCGGATGCCGCCCCCAAAG ATATTCCTGTCAAAAGGAAGAttgagaagaagagagagaaggttcTATATCATGAGAGTGTATTGAAGCGGAATCCATATGTACAACCAGTCCCGTCTTCTTTAACGACAAAGAAGGATAAGAAGAAGTCAAAGAAGAAGGAATCGAAAGAGACACAGGAAGCGAAAATTGTTCCCATG GAAGATGATTCAGGTGATAAGATCCTTGACATCTGGGGTGAAGATGTTAAAGGAGATCACAAGGCTAAAAAG AGGTCTACCGCATCTGTGATTCCTGCTGTTGAAGTTGAGGCCCCAGGATGTTCATTTAATCCCCCATTCGAAGCACATCAG GATTCTCTTGCTCAAGCTGTTGCTGATGAGATGCGTAAAATCTACACAAAAGAGTTAGGGCCCAAACCTGTGCCACTTATTGTTCCTGGTGAAGCAATCACTGAAGAAGAT AAATTTTTTCTTGATGCGGATGATGGAGATGAAGCTGTTGAAGAAGGTGATGAAGACCAGGCTGCTGATGCATTGGCTGCTCAGTG gaAAACTAAAACGAAAAGAGTTACAAGAGTAGAACTGAACAAAAGAGCTCGTCGTAAGGAGAGGTTAAGAGCAGAAGCTGAAGCAAAGAAGATGGAAAATCTTTCAAAGGAAATAGATAG CCTGCCTGATATAATAAATGAAATTGCTaaagaagatgaggaaaaggagaaaaggcACATAAGGCGAACTGTGGCTAAACAGGAAAGACTGAAGTCAGCCCCGCCTCGTCTGGGCAGACACAA ATTTGAACCAGCTCCTGTTCAAGTTCTATTAACAGAAGAGATTAGTGGCTCTCTTAGAAAGCTGAAG GGGTGCTGTAATCTAGCAAGGGACCGATATAAGAGCATCGAGAAACGTGGAATACTTGCACCAAGCAGAAAAATAAG GAAGCAACGCTAG